A segment of the Catenulispora sp. MAP5-51 genome:
CGCTCTATCCGCTCCAGTAGTTTGCGAAATTCCTCGTTGGCGGGTCGCTCCACGAGGGCTACAACCGGAGGACCAGGACAGATATTTTCTGACCTGGTCTTCTTGCGTTATCGGGACGCGTCCTTCTTAAGTGCAAGGCCTCCGGCGAAGTTCGTGGGTGTCTACTCCACACGAGCAACCGGAGGCCTTGTGGCTTCTTTGTACGCGCTCGACGCCACGTGGCCACGCGTCATGTGGTCCCGGTGCCGGTCTGGATGGCCGGCCACGGCGGGCGGCCGGAGGGCTACCGCCACCGGGAAATGATCGATGCAGTGCTCTACCTGGTCGACAACGGCACGACCCACAGGCATAGGCTGAAGTCGTGAACCTGGTCGGGCGCGATCGCGAGATAGACGTGCTCAGTGGGCTGTTAGAGCGAGCGGCGCGGGGTGCGGGCTCCTTCCTCGTGGTACGGGGCGCGCCAGGGGCGGGGAAGACGGCGCTGGCGGATGCCGTCGCGACGGATGCACGACGGCGGGGCTTCGAGGTCCTGCAGATCGCGGCTGGTCCGTCAGGGTCCGGTCGGCTGCTGTGGGCGCGGTTGCTGCGTGACGCGGGTGGGACGCCGGAGGACGAGCGGCGGTTGCTGGAGCCGTCGGGGCCGCTCGATGTCGACGAGGCTGTAAGGGGGCTGGTGTCCTCGATCCCGCGTCTGATCGTCGTCGACGATCTGGACGAGGCGGGGCCGGAGGCGGTCGGGGTACTGCCGTTCCTGGCCTCCCGGTTGGCCGGGAGCGCGACAAGCGTCGTGGTCACCTGCGGCACGTCGATCGAGCCCGGGCCGGTGCTGCACCTCGGACCGCTGAGTGAGGCAGATCTCGGGACGCTCACCGAGGAGCAGCGCACCGACGTGCGGCAGGCGCTGTGGCTCGCCGCTTCTGGACTGCCCGGCCCGGCCCTGCAGCTGGCGGCGAGGGTGGCCGGAGCGAGCCCCGGCACGGACCCCGTCGCCGTTCTGGCCCTGAACGCCCCCGCTCAAGCGGAGTTCCTCATAGGCGACCCGCCATTGGTCCGCCTGTTGGAGACCGCCGCGGACCGAGATCTGCCGGCCGTGCTCCGAGCCCGGGTCCTGGCCCGGCTCGCCCGGGAACTCCTCGCCGAGCCCCGTACCGGCCCGCGTCGCCGCGAGCTGGTGGACGAGGCACTCGCGCTGGCCCGGGCCGGCGGCGAACCGGGGGTGCTGGCAGAGGTGCTGGACGCGCGGCTGCACGCGTTGTGGGACCCGGCCGCCTCGGCGGACCGGCTGGCCGCGGCGTCGGAGATCATCGAGCTCGCCCGCGCCGCCGGTGACGGCGAACGGGAACGCCGCGGCCTGTTCTGGCGATTCATGGCCCTGATGGAGCTCGGCCGGGTCGCTGATGCCGAAGCGACCCTCGCGGTGTTCGCGCGCGCCGCGGAGCTGGCCGGTGACGCCCACGCGGTCGTCATGGCCTCGGCCCGGCACGCGATGCTCGCCGTCCTGCGCGGTCGCTTCGACCTGGGCCGCCGCCTCGCGGAGCAGGTCGGTGCCGCCGGCCGCGCCGCCGGGCTGCCGGATGCCGAAGCGCTGGCCGGGACGCTCCGCGCCATGATCGGCATGGAGCGGGGAACGCTGCGGGAAGGGGCCGCGATGGCCGACGCGATGCTCGCCGTCGCCCGGACCCGCCCCGGCCACTTCTACGAGGCGACCGCCGCCACGGTGCTGGCCGTCTTCGGTCAGACGCACGAAGCCACGGCCGAGTCGCAGCGGGTGCTGCCGGACGTGCTGGCCGGCTCCGGACCGCGCTGGCTGGGTTCGGTCTGCGGGCTGGCTCTGGTCGCGGCGGCCGCCCACGACCACGAGGCGGCGACGCAGCTCTACCGGGTGCTCGCCCCGTATCGCGGGCTGCTGGTCGTCCAGGGCGGTGCGGCCTTCGTCCTCGGCCCGGCCGGCCACTACCTGGGGCTGCTGGCAGCCGAGGCCGGCCACTGGGACGAGGCCGTCGAGCTGCAGACGGAGGCGGCCGCGATGTGCGAGCGCATCGGTGCCCTGCCCGCGCTGGCCCACGCGCGGTCCGCGCTCGCCGACGCGCTCGTCTCCCGGGGCCGTGCGGGCGATCGCGAGGCGGCAGAGGTACTGCGTCAGCAGGTACGGAACGCGGCCGAACGGCTGGGAATGACTGTGTTCCTGGCGTCACTCCCTTCGGCGGCCGATCGCTGGCGGCTCCGCCAGGACGGCGAGGACTGGCAGCTCGACGCCGACGGTGAGCGCGTCCGCCTACGCGACAGCCGGGGCCTGCACTACCTCCGCGCGCTGCTGGCCGCACCGGGTCAGGAGATCGCGGCGCTCGACCTGGTGGCCGGTGGGCCCGGGGTCACGGCCACGTCGGCCGGGCCGGTCATCGACGTCCAGGCCCGGGCTCAGTATCGGCGCCGACTGGAAACGATCGCGACGGAACTCGACGCCGCCGACCGCAGCGGCGACACCGTCCGCGCCGAGAGCCTGCACCACGAACGCCGCCTGCTCCTCGACGAACTGCGCCGGGCGACCGGTCTCGGCGGCCGGAGCCGGTTCGCCTCACCCGAAGCCGAGCGGGCCCGGGTCAACGCCACCCGCACCCTGCGCTCGGTGCTCGACCGGATCGGCCGGGTCGCGCCGAAGGCCGGCGCCCACCTGGACGCGTCCGTCCGCACGGGGCAGCGCTGCCGCTACGAACCAGGGCCGGGCGGACCGTCCGGTTGGGACGTGTGAGCTGGGACGTGTGACCCCCGTACGGATTGTTCGCCGTGGATTTACGCCTCCTGGATGAAAGAGGGCACGACACCTACCAGGAGGGCCGAACCATGACCGAACTGTCCGCGAACACCTCCCGTCCCCCGGACGGAGCGGCGGCCCCGGACGCGGCCCCGGATCGGGCCCCGAACCGCGGCCCGGACTGGGGAGTCGGCCGGTACGAAGAGATCGCCCCGGACCTGGCCTCCGCGGCGGGCGTCGTGGTGGACACAGCGGCGATCCAGCCGTCGGAACGCGTGTTGGACCTCGGCTGCGGCACCGGCAACGCGACCCTGCTCGCGGCGGCCCACTCGCCGCACGTCATCGGGGTCGACCCGGCCGCCCGGCTGCGCGAGGTCGCCGAAGCCCGCGCCAAGGCCGCCGGCGACGGCACCACCCGCTTCCTCGCCGGCCGCGCCGAGGAACTGCCGCTCGGCGACGCGGACGTCGACGTCGCACTCTCGGTGTTCGCCCTCATCTTCGCCGCAGATCCCGAGTCCGCCGCGGCGGAGCTGTCGCGCGTGCTGGCCCCCCATGGACGCATCATTCTGAGCGCCTGGATCCCCAGCGGCACGATGTTCGAGTACGTCTCGCTTGTGCAACAGACGATCCGCCGCGCGATCGGGGCGCCGGCCGCACCGCCACCGTTCCGGTGGGAGGAACGCGGGGCGCTGACCGGGCTGCTCGCCCGGTATGGATTCAGTGTTCATGTCACCGAACACTCCCTGGCGTTCACGCACGAATCGCCCGAAGCCTTCCACGACAACCAGTCGCGGCACCATCCGCTCGCAGTGGCGGGGATGGCTGCTCTGGAACGGACCGGCCAGGCAGCGGACCTTCACCCACAGCTCCTGGAGATCCTGCGCGCGGGAAACGAGGACCCGGAGGCGTTCCGTATGACGAGCCGCTACATCGTGGCTGAGGCCCGTCGCTGAGGTCAGGGCCCTGGCCGCTGGGAGGGGGTTGGGGCAGGGAATTGAAACGAAACTCGGAACGATCAAAGTGACAGGGGTCGCGGAACCGCAAGAACCCATAGCTCACAGCGTTGCCGTGTGCCATCCAAACGCGGAACCCACAATTCGAGCACTGATCCTCATCGCCGCCACCCTGGCGCTAAAGCTCGGCACCACTCAACGCGAAAGCTGCGTCTTCCCAGGCTGATGCCATTCGCCAGATCAAGGACCAGAAGCTGTACAGCGCGTTCATCCCCGAGGTCGCAGGCTCTCAGGATCGGCTCGTGGTCGCCTCGGCTTCGGGCGCCTCACCGGCCACCGCGATCGAGAAGGTGGTGACTGCGACGGACGCAACGGAGCACCGCACGGTCGCCGTCGAAGACGTGGTGCCGATCGGGGCTTCCGACCAGAACGGCCTTAGCTCGTTCTATCCGGCGGCCGGCTGGTGACGGCGGTCGGGTACGGAAGGTGGAGCTGCTGCACAAACCCCGGCCGCGACGAACTTGGATTGCCCGCCGGGCCGACGCGTCGGCGTCAGGACCGAAGGGTGCGCAGGCCGGTGCGGATCTCGCTGACCAGGGTCTCGGGTTGTTCCAAGGCTGCGAAGTGGCCGCCCTTGTCGGTCTCGCCATAGTGGATCAGGTTGCTGTAGGTGGCTTCGATCCAGCTGCGGGGTACGCGGGGGATGTCCCTCGGGAAGACGGTCGCCGCTACCGGGAGGGTGAGCTTCGGGCCGGCGAAGGTGAGCGACTTGTTCTCCCAGTAGATGCGGGCGGATGAGGCCGCGCTGTTGGTGAACCAGTAGAGGGATATGGCGTCGAGCATGTCGTTGGTGCTGAGGGCGTCCTCGGGGAGGCCGTGGTTGTCGGTCTTGGACTGGAACTTCTCGTAGATCCAGGCTGCCTGGCCGGCGGGAGAGTCGGCCAGGGCGAATCCGACGGTCTCCGGCTTCGTGCCCTGAAGGTGGTTCGAGCCGCCGAGGTCGCCGGTGTAGAGGGCGAGGGTCTCTACGGCGTGGCGCTGCTCGGGCGACAGCGTGTCGGTGTCGGGTATCTGTGCGGGAAAGGCGTACTGGGTGTTCAGGTGAATTCCGAGAAGCCCTTCAGGCTCCGTGGCCGCGAGGGCGGTGGTCACGACGGCGCCCCAATCGCCGCCTTGCGCTGCCCATCTCGTGTAGCCGAGGCGCTTCATCAACTCCGCCCACGCGCTTGCGATGCGCGATACGTTCCACCCCGGCTCCGTGGGCTTCTGGGAGAACCCGAACCCGGGGAGCGACGGGATGACGACGTCGAAGGAATCGGCGGCGTCTCCCCCGAACGCGACCGGATCGGTCAGCGGGCCGATCAGCTTCAGGAACTCGGCGATCGAGCCCGGCCACCCATGCGTGAGAATCAGCGGCATCGCATCGGGGTTCTTGGACCTGACGTGGATGAAGTGGATGTCCAGCCCGTCGATCGTGGTCAGGAACTGGGGGAAGCGGTTGAGTTCGGACTCCAGGCGCCGCCAGTCGTAGCGGTGCTCCCAGTGGTCGACCAGAGATCTGGCGTTCTCTATGCGAACCCCTTGCGACCAGTCGCCCACGGTTTCCGGATCCGGCCAACGCGTTCTGGCCAGGCGCTGCTTGAGGTCGTCGATCTCCGCATCCGGGATGGAGACGGTGAACGGGCGGACGAGGGCCGAGGTCGGCGGCGTCGGTGTGGTCATTGTCTTCTTCTCTCCTGAGCTTCGGAGCACGGCGCAACTCTTCGTTGCACACCAGTGTGCAATCTACTTCGTTGCACACTGGTGTGCAACACTGGTGTCGTGCCCACCGAGTCCTCCCGCGCGCGCTCGATGATCGAGACCCGCGATCGCATCCTCGACGTCGCCCTCGATGTGCTGGGAGAGAACCCCGACGCCGGAATGGGCGACATCGCCTCCGCCGCCGGCGTCGTCCGCCGCACGGTCTACGGCTATTTCCCCTCGCGCCTGGACCTGATCCGGACCCTCACGGAACGTGCCGTCGCCGAAATGACGGCCGTGCTCACCGAGGTCGACTCCCCCGGCACGGCGGCGGACGCGGCGTGGGTCGAGTTCATCGCCCGCGTCTGGCCGGTGGCACACCGGTACCGAGTGCTGTTGGCGCTACGCCGTGGCGAGTACGGCGAGGCGATCCACGACTTGCTCGGCCCTGTTGATGAGCTTCTCGCAGACCTCGTGAAACGCGGCCAGGACGGCGACGTGTTCGCCCGGCATCTGCCGGCGGACATCTTGAGCCAGGTCGCCTACGGCGTCGTGTTCACCCTCGCGGACAACGACCTGGCGAACGGCACTCAGGGCGTCCGGGCAGCGACGATCACGAGCCTGCTGATGCTCGGCGTTCCCGAGAAGCGCGCGATCGCTCTGGCCGGCGACCAGCGCTGACCCGGCGGCATCGCGCCCGGTCAGAGCCCTGACCGCTCCCCCAGCCCCGGCAGCACCTTCTCCAGCGTGATCGGCAGGTCCCGAACGCGTACGCCGCAGGCGTGCCACACCGCGTTCGACACCGCGGCGGCCGTGCCGACGATGCCGATCTCGCCGATGCCCTTCGACCCCATCGCGTTGACGTGGGGGTCGTGCTCGGGGAGCCAGTGGGCTTCGATCTCCTCGACGTCGGCGTTGGCGGCGATGTGGTACCCGGCGAAGTCGTGGTTCACGACGTGGCCGGTCCGGGGGTCGAGGACGCTGTTCTCGTGCAGCGCCATGGACAGTCCCATCGTCATCCCGCCGATGAACTGCGACCGGGCCGTGCGCGGGTTGATGATCCGGCCCGCGGCGAACACACCCAGCAGGCGGCGCACCCGCACCTCTCCGGTGTCCACGTGGACGTGCGCCTCGGCGAACTGCGCCCCGAAGGCGTGCATCGCGTAGCGATCGTCGGCCGGCCCGACGCTGCCGGAGGCCTCGGCCCGGTCGGGCGGCTCGGTCCCGTACCTGTCGCGGAAGGCACGCGCGGCCTCGACGACGGCCGAGCCCCACGTCGTCATGCCCGACGATCCCCCGGCGACCGAGGCCATCGGGTAGGCGGTGTCGCCGATCCGCACATCCACCAAGTCCACCGGTACGCCGAGCGCGTCGGCGGCGATCTGCGGCAACGTGGTCCAGGTACCGGTGCCGAGGTCGGCCGCGCCGATCTCGGTGACGTAGCGGTCCCCTTCGCGCCGGATGACGGCCGTCGACTCGGACATGCGGTGGACCGGGTAAGTGGAGGCCGCGACGCCCGTGCCGACCAGCCAGTCACCATGGCGGCGCACGCCGGGCCGCGGGTCGCGCGCCGGCCAGCCGAACCGCTCCGCGCCCTGGCGCAGACAGCCGACGAGGCCGCGGCTGGAGAAAGGCTTGCCCGAGCCGGGCTCGACGTCGGGCTCGTTGCGGATCCGCAGCTCGACCGGGTCCATGCCGAGGCGCTCGGCCAGCTCGTCCATCGCCACCTCGGGCCCGAACATGCCGGGGCACTCGCCGGGGGCGCGCATCCAGGACGGCACCGGGACGTCGAGGGCGGCGAGCCGATGGGTGGTCTTCCGGTTCGGCGAGGCGTACATCATCCGAGCGGGCACGCCGGTCTGCTCGGCGAACTCCTTGATCCGTGACGTCTGTTCGACGACGTCGATCGCGACGGCGGTGAGCGTGCCGCCGCGGTCCGCGCCCAGCCGGCACCGCTGGATGGTCGGGGTGCGGTAGCCGGCCAGGGAGAACATCTGCTGACGGGTCAGGGCCAGCCGCACGGGCCGGCCGGGAACCGCGCGTGCCGCCAGGACGGCGAGCACCACGTTGACGTGCGGTTGCCCCTTGGACCCGAACCCGCCCCCGACATACGGGCAGACGACCCTGATCTGCTCCTCGCCGAGACCGAACACCTTCGCCACCGTGGTGCGCGTCGGATGCACGCCCTGCGTGGAGTCCCACAAAGTGAGGAACCCCTGGCCCGCCGGATCCCACAGGGCCGCCGTGGCGTGCGGCTCCATCGGGTTGTTGTGAGTCATCGCGGTCGTATATGTCTGCTCGACGGTCACCTCCGCGGCTGCCATGGCGGCATCGACGTCGCCCTCGGCGGTGTCGGTCGGATGGCCCGCGTTCACCTTGTCGGGCGCGTACAGGTCGTCGCGGTCGGCCCGCAGTTCGGCGTCGTGCGCCTCTTGCGCATAGTCGATGCGGACGAGGGCGGCGCCGTGCCGTGCCACCTCGGAACTCTCGGCGAGGACCACGGCGATGACCTGGCCCCTGAAGGCGACCTCCGCGTCCTGCAGCGCCGCCAGCTCCCTGTCCTCGGTGGAGGCGAGGCGCTCCGCGGTCCGCGGGGTGAGCACGGCGACCACGCCGTCGAGCGCTTCGGCGGCGGCGGTGTCCAGCTCGGTGACGCGCCCCCGGGCGATCGTGGCCTGTACGGGACACAGGTAGACGGCATTGCCCAGCGGGGTCTCGTAGGCGTAGGTGGCCGTGCCCAGGACCTTTGCGGGCCCGTCCCGGCGGGGCAGGTCCCGGCCGATGGCGTCCGGCTCGCTCAGGAACGTCATCGGGTGTCCTCTCGGGCCAGGTCGCGCAGAGTGGCGGTCAGGGTGCGGCGCAACAGCGGGACCTTGAACGCGTTGCCACCGTCCAACCCCTCGGCCGGCCGGGCGGCAGCGAGTTCCGCGTCCGCGGCGGCCCGGTAGCTGCCCTCCACGGCCGCCGAACCCCGCAGCACCTCTTCGGCCCGGTACGCGCGCCACGGCGCGTGCGCCACACCGCCGAACGCGATGCGCGCGTCCACCACCACGCCGTCCACCACATCGAGTGCCGCCGCCACGCTGACCAGGGCGAAAGCGTAGGAGGCGCGGTCGCGGACCTTGCGGTAGGCCGATCGGCGGGCGATGGGCTGGGCCGGGAGGTCGATCGCGGTGATCAGCTCACCGTGCTCCAGGACCGTGTCGCGCTCCGGGGTGTCGCCGGGCAGCCGGTGCAGGTCGACGAAGGCGATCGTGCGCTCGCCCCGCGGACCGAGCACCCGCACCCGCGCCTCCAGCGCGGCCATCGCCACGGCCATGTCGGACGGGTGGACCGCGATGCAGTGCTCCGACGCGCCGAGGATCGCGTGGTCGCGGGTCCACCCGCCGATCGCCGAGCAGCCGGAGCCCGGCTCCCGTTTGTTGCACGGCGTCGTGACGTCCTGGAAGTAGACGCAGCGAGTCCGTTGCAGCGGGTTGCCGCCGACCGTCGCCATGTTGCGCAACTGCGGCGAGGCGCCTGACAGCAGCGCCTGGGACAGCATGGGGAACCGCTCGCGCACCCGCGGGTCCGCGGCGAGTTCGCTGTTGCTGACGCCCGCGCCGATCCCGAGGGCGCCGTCGCCGATCTCCTCGATCGTGTTCGGCAGCGAACGGGTGACCCCGACGAGCAGCCCGGGTTCGACGACGCCCAGCTTGAGGTGGTCCACCAGGTTCGTACCCCCGCCGAGGAACACCGCGGCGGGGTCCTCGGCGACGCTGCGCACGGCGTCCGCGGCGTCGGTGGGGCTGAGGTAGTCGAACGGCTTCACCCGGCTGCCTCCGCACCGGAGGTCCTCTGGGCGGCGGCCCCCGCGGCCTGCTGAACGGCCGACACGATGTTGACGTAGGCCCCGCAGCGGCACAGGTTGCCGCTCATCCGCTCGGCGACCTCGGCACGGTCCAACCGCGGCGCCCCCGTACCGCCGGTGACGGCGCTCGGCCAGCCCTGCGCGAATTCGCCGAGCATCCCGACCGCGGAGACGACCTGTCCCGGGGTGCAGTAGCCGCACTGGAACGCGTCGCAGTCGATGAAGGCCCGTTGCACCGGATGCAGGCCGTCGCCGGGCTGCGCGTCGGCGGGCTGCGCGTCGTCGCCGGCCACCTCGGAGCCGAGTCCCTCGGCGGTGACGACCTCGGCCCCGTCCTGGGTGACCGCGAGCACCAGGCAACTCAGCACGCGCCGCCCGCCGGACAGCACCGTGCACGCGCCACACTGCCCGTGGTCGCAGCCCTTCTTAGGGCTCGTCACCCCCAGCCGCTCACGCAGGACATCGAGCAGCGTCGTGCGCGTGTCGACGGTCAGCCGACGCGGGACCCCGTCAACCCGGACCGTGATCTCGGTATCCATACGGCGGGGTTACCCCTGCCGGAATGGATCACACGATGCGGCGCGGCGACTCACACGGGCGGCGGCACGGCCCGGCCCGATCCGGCCCGATCCGCCCAGGGGGTCGTTTGAACGGCACGCTCAGGGGCATGCGGGCGCAGCTCTCTGACTCGACGTGTTGGCCCGCTTCCCCGATGAGAAGGACGCTGTATGTCGCCGGTGGCGTGTACCGATCCGACGGATCTCCTCGTGATCTTCGGTATAACCGGGGATCTGGCTCACAAGATGACGTTCCGTGCGCTGTATCGGCTGGAGCGCAGAAGCCTGCTGGACTGCCCCATCATCGGGGTGGCCGCCGACGACCTGTCCACGGCGCAGTTGGTGGACCTGGCCCGTACGGCCATCGCCGAGGGCGGTGAGGCCATCGACGAATCCGTCTTCGCACGCTTCGCCGAGCGGCTGAGCTACCTGCACGGGGATGTCAACGACGCCGCGTTGTACAAGCGCCTCGCCAAGCAGATCGGCCAGATCGGCCGGGGACGCCGTCCGCTGTTCTATCTGGAGATGCCGCCCGCGCTGTTCGGGCCGATCGTGGAGCGCCTCGACGAAGCCGGTCTCCTGACGGATGCCGCGGTCGCGGTGGAGAAGCCGTTCGGGCACGATCTGGCCTCCGCGCGGGACCTCAACGCACGTCTGCGCAAGGTCCTGCGCGAAGACCAGTTGCTGCGCGTCGACCACTTCCTGGGCAAGGAACCAGTCATCGAGCTGGAGTATCTGCGGTTTGCGAACTTGGCGCTGGCCAGGATCTGGGACCGGGACTCCGTCGCGGCGGTGCAGATCACCATGGCCGAGGACTTCGGGGTGCAGGACCGCGGGGCGTTCTATGATCCGGTCGGCGCGCTGCGCGATGTCGTGCAGAACCATCTGCTGCAGGTACTGGCCCTGGTCACGATGGAGCCGCCGTCGGGCCCGGACCCCCGAGCCGTACGAGCGGCTCCTGCACGCCGCCATGGCCGCCGACCACCAGCTGTTCGCGCGGGAGGACAGCGTGGAGGAGACCTGGCGCATCGTCCAGCCGCTGCTCGACGAGCCGCCGGAGATCCACCGCTACGAACGCGGATCGTGGGGACCGGCCGCGGCGGCCCGGCTGACGCGGGGGCATCCGCGCTGGCAGAAGCCTTTCGCCGTCGGGAAACAGTGACGGTGCCGCAGCGGACTCCAACCACGCAACGAGGGAGACACGACGTGCAGCTGGGAATGATCGGCCTCGGACGCATGGGAGCGGACATCGTCCGCCGGCTGATGCGCGAGGGACACGAATGCGTCGTCTACGACCGCGATCCCGCGGCCGTCGACAAACTCCAGGCCGAGGGCGCCACCGGCGTCGGCTCGCTGGACGATCTGGCGGCCCGGATGAGGGCGCCGCGGGCGATCTGGGTGATGGTCCCCGCCGGCGAACCGACCACCGGCGTCATCGACAAGCTGGCAGGAATACTGGACGCTGACGACGTCGTTATCGATGGAGGCAACACCTACTACCGCGACGACCTCGAACACGCCCGAACCCTGGCGCAGCACGGAATCCGGCTGCTGGACTGTGGAACGAGCGGCGGGATCTTCGGGCGCGAGCGCGGCTACTGCCTGATGATCGGCGGCGAAGCCGAAGCCGTCACCCGCCTGACCCCGATCTTCGCCGCCCTGGCGCCCGGCGTGGAAGGCGCGCCCCGCACACCCGGACGCTCGACGGAACCCGTCGCTCCCGAGGAGCAGGGCTTCCTGCACTGCGGACCCTCCGGTTCGGGCCACTTCGTCAAAATGGTCCACAACGGCATCGAGTACGGCATGATGGCCTCCCTGGCCGAGGGCCTGAACATCCTGCGCAACGCCGACATCGGCACCCGCGCTCAGACCGGCGACGCGGAGACCGCCCCGCCGGCCGATCCCGAGTTCTACCGCTATGACATCGACGTCGCCGCGGTGACCGAGGTCTGGCGCCGCGGCAGCGTGATCAGCTCCTGGCTCATGGACCTGACCGCCGCCGCCCTGCACGAATCCCCGGACCTGGCCGGATTCCGCGGCGCCGTGTCCGACTCCGGCGAAGGACGCTGGACGTCCATCGCCGCCATCGACGAAGGCGTGCCCGCCCCCGTACTCACCGCCGCGCTGTACTCGCGATTCGCCTCGCGCCGCCTGGACGACTTCGCGGACAGGGCGCTGTCCGCGATGCGCAAGCAGTTCGGCGGTCACGATGAGAAGAAGGAATAGGGATACGACTCCTGACAGCCCTCGAGGACCGTGCCAAGGCGTTTCCATCGCCGGGCGCGGGCGGCGAGGCCGGCCGGGCCGTGTGTGACGTGAGATGACACCGGCTCCGCCGCATAAGGCCCGCAGTGCTAGAGTCGTCCTGGTCGCATTTGCGGTTCCCATGATCTCGGGTGCGCCTGACCGCTGTAGCAGACAGGCCCATCTTCGTTTACCCAGTGCTGTTTTCCGTACAGCCACCTGCTGGTCGTCATCGCAGAAACCGCATCCGCCGTAGGCGGTAGACCCGCGCCAGGCGAACCGATTCCACGGTTCGCACCCACGTTTCACCGGCTCGTTCGTGTCGGCTCCCCGCGGTCCCACCGCGGCGCGGGGCCTTCCTCGATACGTGCCCTTTGAGGAAGGTCCTTGCATGACTCGTTCCAACCGCTCGTCCGCGCGCGATTCAGCCGGGCAGGATGGCTCCGGCTCGCACCGGTCCGGATCTGGACGCCGCTTCCGCGGCGACAGCCGCGCCGCTGCTCCGGCCGGCCGCAAAGCCTCGCCGAAGACCTCACCCGTGACGGGCGAGTTCGCGTTGCCGGCCGGCACCACGCCCGCGCTGCCCGCCGTCAGCGCGTTCAGCGAGCTCGACCTGCCGCCGGCCCTGCTGACGGCCTTGACCAAGCAGGGTCTGACGACTCCGTTCCCGATCCAGGCCAGCACCCTTCCGAACTCGCTGGCCGGGCGCGACGTGCTGGGCCGCGGCCGCACCGGTTCGGGGAAGACCATCGCGTTCGGCCTGGCCGTCCTGGCCCGCACCGCCGGGCGCCGGGCCGAGCCCCGGCGGCCGCTGGCCCTGATCCTGGTCCCCACCCGGGAACTGGCGCAGCAGGTCACCGACGCGCTCACCCCCTACGCCGCCGCGGTCCGGCTCCGGATGGCGGCCGTCGTCGGCGGCATGTCCATCGGCCGCCAGGCCCACGCCCTGCGGGGCGGCGCCGAGATCGTCGTGGCCACCCCGGGGCGGCTGAAGGACCTCATCGAGCGCGGGGACTGCCACCTGGACCAGGTCGGCGTCACCGTCCTGGACGAGGCCGACCAGATGGCCGACATGGGCTTCCTGCCCCAGGTCACCGAACTGCTCGAACAGGTGGCTCCGGACGGGCAGACCATGCTGTTCTCCGCGACCCTGGACCGCAACGTCGACCGCCTCGTCCGCCGCTTCCTCACCGACCCGACCACGCACTCCGTGGACCCGGCGGCCGCCACGGTCAGCACCATGGAGCACCATCTGCTCCACGTACAGGCCGACGACAAGAACGCGACCGTCGCGCACATCGCCGCCCGTGACGGCGGCGT
Coding sequences within it:
- a CDS encoding epoxide hydrolase family protein, encoding MTTPTPPTSALVRPFTVSIPDAEIDDLKQRLARTRWPDPETVGDWSQGVRIENARSLVDHWEHRYDWRRLESELNRFPQFLTTIDGLDIHFIHVRSKNPDAMPLILTHGWPGSIAEFLKLIGPLTDPVAFGGDAADSFDVVIPSLPGFGFSQKPTEPGWNVSRIASAWAELMKRLGYTRWAAQGGDWGAVVTTALAATEPEGLLGIHLNTQYAFPAQIPDTDTLSPEQRHAVETLALYTGDLGGSNHLQGTKPETVGFALADSPAGQAAWIYEKFQSKTDNHGLPEDALSTNDMLDAISLYWFTNSAASSARIYWENKSLTFAGPKLTLPVAATVFPRDIPRVPRSWIEATYSNLIHYGETDKGGHFAALEQPETLVSEIRTGLRTLRS
- a CDS encoding xanthine dehydrogenase family protein molybdopterin-binding subunit, translated to MTFLSEPDAIGRDLPRRDGPAKVLGTATYAYETPLGNAVYLCPVQATIARGRVTELDTAAAEALDGVVAVLTPRTAERLASTEDRELAALQDAEVAFRGQVIAVVLAESSEVARHGAALVRIDYAQEAHDAELRADRDDLYAPDKVNAGHPTDTAEGDVDAAMAAAEVTVEQTYTTAMTHNNPMEPHATAALWDPAGQGFLTLWDSTQGVHPTRTTVAKVFGLGEEQIRVVCPYVGGGFGSKGQPHVNVVLAVLAARAVPGRPVRLALTRQQMFSLAGYRTPTIQRCRLGADRGGTLTAVAIDVVEQTSRIKEFAEQTGVPARMMYASPNRKTTHRLAALDVPVPSWMRAPGECPGMFGPEVAMDELAERLGMDPVELRIRNEPDVEPGSGKPFSSRGLVGCLRQGAERFGWPARDPRPGVRRHGDWLVGTGVAASTYPVHRMSESTAVIRREGDRYVTEIGAADLGTGTWTTLPQIAADALGVPVDLVDVRIGDTAYPMASVAGGSSGMTTWGSAVVEAARAFRDRYGTEPPDRAEASGSVGPADDRYAMHAFGAQFAEAHVHVDTGEVRVRRLLGVFAAGRIINPRTARSQFIGGMTMGLSMALHENSVLDPRTGHVVNHDFAGYHIAANADVEEIEAHWLPEHDPHVNAMGSKGIGEIGIVGTAAAVSNAVWHACGVRVRDLPITLEKVLPGLGERSGL
- a CDS encoding class I SAM-dependent methyltransferase — protein: MTELSANTSRPPDGAAAPDAAPDRAPNRGPDWGVGRYEEIAPDLASAAGVVVDTAAIQPSERVLDLGCGTGNATLLAAAHSPHVIGVDPAARLREVAEARAKAAGDGTTRFLAGRAEELPLGDADVDVALSVFALIFAADPESAAAELSRVLAPHGRIILSAWIPSGTMFEYVSLVQQTIRRAIGAPAAPPPFRWEERGALTGLLARYGFSVHVTEHSLAFTHESPEAFHDNQSRHHPLAVAGMAALERTGQAADLHPQLLEILRAGNEDPEAFRMTSRYIVAEARR
- a CDS encoding BREX system ATP-binding domain-containing protein — encoded protein: MNLVGRDREIDVLSGLLERAARGAGSFLVVRGAPGAGKTALADAVATDARRRGFEVLQIAAGPSGSGRLLWARLLRDAGGTPEDERRLLEPSGPLDVDEAVRGLVSSIPRLIVVDDLDEAGPEAVGVLPFLASRLAGSATSVVVTCGTSIEPGPVLHLGPLSEADLGTLTEEQRTDVRQALWLAASGLPGPALQLAARVAGASPGTDPVAVLALNAPAQAEFLIGDPPLVRLLETAADRDLPAVLRARVLARLARELLAEPRTGPRRRELVDEALALARAGGEPGVLAEVLDARLHALWDPAASADRLAAASEIIELARAAGDGERERRGLFWRFMALMELGRVADAEATLAVFARAAELAGDAHAVVMASARHAMLAVLRGRFDLGRRLAEQVGAAGRAAGLPDAEALAGTLRAMIGMERGTLREGAAMADAMLAVARTRPGHFYEATAATVLAVFGQTHEATAESQRVLPDVLAGSGPRWLGSVCGLALVAAAAHDHEAATQLYRVLAPYRGLLVVQGGAAFVLGPAGHYLGLLAAEAGHWDEAVELQTEAAAMCERIGALPALAHARSALADALVSRGRAGDREAAEVLRQQVRNAAERLGMTVFLASLPSAADRWRLRQDGEDWQLDADGERVRLRDSRGLHYLRALLAAPGQEIAALDLVAGGPGVTATSAGPVIDVQARAQYRRRLETIATELDAADRSGDTVRAESLHHERRLLLDELRRATGLGGRSRFASPEAERARVNATRTLRSVLDRIGRVAPKAGAHLDASVRTGQRCRYEPGPGGPSGWDV
- a CDS encoding TetR/AcrR family transcriptional regulator, which codes for MPTESSRARSMIETRDRILDVALDVLGENPDAGMGDIASAAGVVRRTVYGYFPSRLDLIRTLTERAVAEMTAVLTEVDSPGTAADAAWVEFIARVWPVAHRYRVLLALRRGEYGEAIHDLLGPVDELLADLVKRGQDGDVFARHLPADILSQVAYGVVFTLADNDLANGTQGVRAATITSLLMLGVPEKRAIALAGDQR